The nucleotide sequence gactacaggcacccgccaccacgcccagctaattttttgtatttttagcagagacggggtttcactgtgttagccaggatggtctcgatctcctgacctcatgatccgcccgcctcagcctcccaaagtgctgggattacaggcgtgagccactgcgcccggcctcagctttctttttcttaacctttttctggtatgtctttttaaaaattattctttcaatagctttaggggtacaggtggttttttgttatgtggatgaattatatagcggtgaattctgagattttagtgcgcCTGTTAACGGAGGAATGTACATTGCACCTAACGTGCAGTTTTTTACCCTtagccccctcccacccttccccttctGAGTCTCTCAAGTTCATGGTATCACTGAATAAGGTATGTCTTTGCTTAtacttttaatttcagttttcctAAGAAACTGTATggcatatttttttgttttcaaccaAAGTcaggttttgccttttttttttttttttacctcaccTAGAAGTCTTTCTCTTtaaattgctttgttttgttttgttttgtttgagacagagtctcactctgtccccagtctggaatgcagtggcgccatcttggctcactgcaacctctacctcccaggttcaagcgattctcctggctcagcctcccaagtagctggaattacaggcacctgccactacgcccagctaatttttgtatttttagtagagacagggtttcaacatgttggccagggtggtctcgatctcttgacttcatgatccgcctgcctcggcctcccaaagtgctgggattacaggtgtgagccacctcacctggcctacaACCTTATTCTTTACAGCATGATATTCTGTAGTGTAAATGTGTCACACTTTACCATACTGTTATTGATGGTGCAATTAACTCATTAATGGAGCGAGTAATTAATGCCCAGTGTGGCAAGGAAACAGAGACACGATCATGTTTCTACAGTACTGGTAGAGTTTTTAACTGATACAGTCCCCAAAAGGTATAATCTATCAAAGATCTTAAAAACATATGTactctgtagtcctagctgcttgggagactgaggaaggaagaCTCTTAGAGCCCGGGAATTCAAGggtgcattgagctatgattgcaccactgcactccagcctgggcaatggagtgagataCTGCCTCTAAAAACCaagcaaccaacaaacaaaaatctgtgcTTTTTAATTCAGAAATTCCATGTATAGAAATTTATCTTAAGATAATTAtatgactgggcacggtggctcacgcccgtagtctcagcaccttgggaggctgaggcgggaggattactggAGTCCAgaagttccagaacagcctgggcaacatggtgagacatcgtctctataaaaaaaaaacacaaaaaaaattccccatctctataaaaagcacagaaagttagccaggcatggtggcgcacatctgtgatcccagctacacgggaggctgagactgtGGAATCACTTGAGCGTGGGacgtcgaggctgcagtgagccatgatcgtgccactgtactccagcctgggtgtcagagcaagaccgtctcagaaaaaaaaaaaaaaggataattagaTAATTATAGAAGAGCCTAATGATTACTCTGCAAGAATCATTTTGGGTGCCTTATTtggaaaagtaaaaatgttgGAAATAACCCAAGTATCCAACATTAGGGGAAATGGTTTAGAAAATTACAGATCCATGCAGTGGAATCCACAGGGCCATTAGCAGTGCGAGCAGGTAGTGAAGGGAGGCCACACATAGGCATGCTGGCAGCTGTATTTTTCATCGTACTTTCTCTGGCCTCACAATATGTGGAAATGATTCTTCAATTCTGGCAATAGAGTAACTCCTCGTCCTGGTTCTGGTGAAGGCATGACAGCTGTGAGCATGCATGCATGTGCTGGTATAtaggcacacacatatatgtgctcAAACTCTTAAACAGGAGCTTCTGCAAACGTATGTAATAAGCTGGAGAAAGTCATTTTCACCAGTATCACCTCCATGAAGAGCACTGGgtttatttgaaagaaatttcTTGATGAATTGCTTAGAAGAGGATATGAGATCACAAATGATCTCAGTGTGTTCAGAACTGCCTTGCAAAAGGCAAGCAGGGGCCTCTTTTAGTTTACTCCAGAGGaagcaagaagagagaagagggagtgGGAAGATGTGTCGGGGAGTCCCCAAGACACGCTCAGGTTTGACGATTTGCTGCAAAGACTCACGGAACTCAAAAAAGCCGTTGTATTCACAGTTACAACTTAATACAGTGGAAGGATATGGattaaaaatcagcaaaggggccgagcacggtggctcatgcctggaatcccagcactttgggaggtcgaggccagcAGCCttgtcacttgagctcaggagttcgagaccagcctggccaacatggcaaaaccccatctctactaaaatacaaaaattagccaggcgtggtggctggcgcctgtaatcccagctccttgggaggctgaagcaggagaatcacttggacgtgggaggtggaggttgcagtgagccgagatccagcctcCACACTCCAACtgtggcgacagagcgagactccatctcaaaaatagataaatagataaataaaatcagcaaaggaaaaaGGTGCTCAGGGCAGAATCCAGGCAGGAGCTTCCACCTGTACCCTCCTAGAGAGTCATGTGTGCAGTGCTTAATTCTCCCAGCAATGATGTGTgacaacacacacaaaacattgcCAACCAGGGAAACTCACCTGAGCCATAGTATCCATGGCTTTTATTGGGGATGAGTTACCCAGTATCCAGCCCCTCCAGAGGTCAGGCTGATACAGCATGACCCCGGCACCCACCATAAATCATGTTGTTAGCATCAACTATCTGGCATGGCCCAAGGCCCCAGATATACAGAAGTCTTCTTATCAGGCAGAATATTTTAAGCTGTTAGCAGTTATCTTACAGAAACAGGTGAAGGGCCAGTCCCTCCTCTGAGATGTGCAGGGTTTAACCATCCCAAGCCTCTTGAGTTAACCCTGTAGTGAAcagaagagaaggggaaatgaAGGTAAGGAgtctgggggtggtggctcacacctataatcccagcactttgggaggtggaagcggaggcgggtggatcacctgaagtcaggagttcgagaccagcctggccaacgtggcgaaaccccgtctctactaaaaatacaaaaattagctgagcatggtggtgctcacctgtgatcccagctattcgggaggctgaggcaggagaatccttgcaccttggagacagagattgcagtgaactgagatcatgccactgcactccagtgtgggggACAGAGTgcgaccctgtctccaaataataaaattaaaaaataaagtagggagATACCAGAAGACGCTTGTGTATAGGGTGCCTTGCAGTAATCCCCAAatctcacacacacgcaccacaaaaacaaacaaacaaacaaacaacaaaaaaaaaactataagaagtCCCAAAACACTTTCTGTAAATGAAGGTCTTATGGAAATCTATGAGGAGGTAGAGTTTTGCATCAGAGAAAAAGTGTTTGATTGAGGCAAGGGTGGTGGAGAACAAAAGTGACGACAGACAGAAGCCAGGAGAGGTAAGGTACGAGGCTCCGCAGGATCACGGGGATGGTTGCAGCCAGATTCTGACATCAAAGGGGCAAGATTTGAAGTGGAGAGGCTGATCTGATGAGGAGGAAGGACAaactaacttatttatttatttatttatttattttagagacaaggtctcactctgttgcccaggctggagtgcagtggtgcatgcaatcatagctcactgcagccttgaactcctgggctcaagccatcctcccacctcagcctcctgagtagctgggactacaagcacatgtttttaaacctggctaattttttttttttaatttttcttatagagacaggatcttgctatgttgtccaggctggtcttaaactcctgacctcaagcaatcttcctgcctttgtctcctaaagcgctgggattacaggcatgagccaccacattcagcctgGAGAGAATTGGTAAATGGCCCGATCCCAGTTGAGTCAAAGACTCAGAGAATCGGGGCGGAGCATTAGGTTTTCATTGCTTTCTAATTCACTGGGTAAATCTAATGTGTAACCAGGGTCGAGACCCACTGCTCAAAGGTGTTCTCTTCACAGTCTTAACAATAGCCTTGTTCCATATTACCTTAAAATAGTTTCTCAACCTCGGcgctattgacattttgggtaGGATAATTCTTTGTTCTGAGAGGCTGTTTGGTACATTGTAGGATGTTTCTTTGGCAGTATCCCTGGCCTTTAACCCACTATAGGCTGGTAGCACTCCCTTCCCAGttatgacaataaaaaatgtctccagacattgtcaatgTCCCCTAGCTGGTCAAAATCACCTCTGGTTGAGAACTACTGCCTTGCAAGAATTATTGAAGGTGTCACTTGTGGAAAATTTGCTTGCAGGGACAAATCTTTCCCTGCAACTCGTCTATCTATGTTCTGCTAGTATATCGATCATACTTTGTgaggtgttggtggtggtgtgggGCAACTGATTGCGGTTCCTTTCCAACTGATTGGAAAGTTGTGAGTGGTTGTACTGAAGAAATGGTACATACCAACATAAATGGGAAACCTTCTGAGTGCTTGTGAGAAATGATGTTCAAGAGAATAaatgggccaggagcagtggatcacgcctagaatctcagcactttgggaagctgaggtggaaggatggcttaaagtcaggagtttgagaccagcctgagcagcatagcaagactccatctctacaaaactttaaaaattagatggacatggtgacatatgcctgtggtcccagctactcagtagtaggtgggaagatcacttgagcctcggagctgccagtgagctatgatcgcaccactgcactccagcccagatgacagagcaagacccagcctcagaaaaaaaaaaaaaaaaaaaaaaaaaaaaaaagtatatatatgtatatatggcaGGGGCAGTGGTGACAGCTGGAACAAATCTCAACTCTAACATTTTCTCACTGGCTTATCTTGGTTATCTAATTAGCTTTTACTAACTGAAGTCACTCCAAAACTTAATTGCTTAAAAGAACACGactcttggctgggtgtggtggctcacacctgtaatcccagcattttgggaggctgaggcgggtggatcatttgagatcaggagttcgagatcagcctcgTCAATATGacgaaataccatctctactaaaaacacaaaaattagcagggcatggtggcacgcgcctgtagtcccagctactcaggaggctgaaacaggagaattgtttgaacccaggaggtggaagttacagtgagccaagatcgcaccacagaactccagcccgggtgacagagcaagactccatctctaataaataaataaaaataaaaagaacaccaCTCTTTACCGCTTATGAGCCCACTGGTCAGTGGGAGTGGGTTTTCTGGCCTCATCTGGACTTTCTAATGTATCTGTGATCAGCTGCAGGCTGGAGTGGTGGCTCTGCTGGTCTTGGCTAGGCTCTGTCCCATGCCTGGGCCTCAGTTGGAACAAATGGACTCCTCTCATTCTGCAGAAGACAGGCCTGGCCCCGTGCACATGGCAACAACAGGGTTCCCAAAGAATTCCCAGGAAACTGACGAGGACTCTTGAAGCCCAGACTTGGAACTGACCCATCATGCCATCTGCTGCACTGTTGTGGTCCGAGTAGATCACAAGGCCAGTGGGCAGGACAACGGATTTCTCTCTTAATAAGAGGAGCTGCAAAGTCACTTAGCAAAGTGACTGCACTGTCACAGATAGGGAGCAGAGGAGAATTGTCGTCAGTCTTCCACATTTGGGATAACTACTGAAACTcattaagcctcagttttctcatctgtagaacaGGGATGGTATTACCTACCCCAGAGTTGTTATGAAGATTCAATGACTAGTGAGTGCATAGTGCCCTACTAATGATAGCTATTATTGCTGTCATGTCATTCCACTGTTTAATATATTtcagtaggctgggcatggtagctcacacctttaatcccagcactttgggaggctaaggcaggaggatcacttgaggccaggagttcgagaccaacctgggcaacacaccAAGAACATTTTTTtagttagccgggcgtgatggcacatgcccatagacccaggtactcagaagactgaggcaggagaatctcttgggcccagaagtttgaggctgcagggagctaggattgcaccactgcactccagtcatggcaacagagcaagaccctgtgtcttaaaacattacatatataggctgggtgtggtggctcacgcctgtaatcccagtactttgggaggccaaggctggtgtatcacctgaggtcaggagttcaagaccagcctgaccaacatggtaaaaccccgtctctactaaaaatacaaaaattagccagacatggtcgcacatgcctataatcccagctacttgggaggctgaggcaggagaatcacttgaacccgggaggtggggattacgatgagccaagatcacgccattgcactccagcctaggccacaagagcaaaactccatctcaaaaaaaaaaaaaaaaaggaaaggaaaggaaaaaaaattatatatatgtgtgtatatatatatgtatgtatatttcagtGCTTGCACTTTACTCAGTGAATAAGTGCAATTTACAAAGCCTTCATGATCTGGACCCGTCCCTCGGCTCTACTGCACTTCCCCCACTGGGCTTCTGTGCCTCTGAACTACTTAAGCAGTCTGAAAGTGGCATCATGCTTGCCTCCATTTTTATCACCAAGGCCATGCTTTCCACCTGGCATTGGCCACCAGAATAATTAGATGCAGCAGAGATGCTCTGCTGTAGGGCCTACTTCTTGCCCTGCCTCTCCCGCCCCCTCTGAGAAGAGGTAATTATTCACCCTTAATTAAGGCCAGCCATGACCTTAGGTGGGAAAGAACATGGAACATTTGATGTCATTGAATTACACAGTGAGAAAGTCATTCTTCCTTTGGTTGCTTTGCAGCACTtctgattaaaaaggaaaaagtttcaTTTTGTGCTAGTGTGCCTTTAaacacctctctgagccttgccAACCTCCCTTTTCAACAGAGTGAGCCTGAGTCTCTGAAAGTTCAATAGGAAAAGGATATTAGCTAAAATGCGACGACGCACAATTAGTctcgtttttatttttatgggttttttttttttttttgcatggcaAGTGATGCTAATTTCACATTTTCCACAGTGCGATCCAGATTTCTTCAAACCACATTTATTTGACCAATGAAAGGGGGATCAACTTAAAGGGAAATAAAGccttaaataaataacaatgtgAGTGGTACTCAGGACCAAAAGAGAGAGGGGAAACTTGAGGGATGAGTTTGGGAAAATCCTGGAATAGATCAGCTGTACAATCTCTCCTAATAAAAATCCTGGCCGGgcactcatgcttgtaatcccagcactttgggagactgagtttggtggatcatttgagcccaggaattcaagaccagcctgagtgacatactctctacaaaacatttaaacattagctgagtgtggcagcgtgccgctgtagtcccagctactcgggaggctgaggtgggaggatcatgagtccaggagacagaggctacagtgagctgagattgcaccactgcactccagcctgggcaacagaccaagacactgtctcaaaaaaaaaaaaaaaatcctatagcTCCTCTAGGATTCCCTGGTTGTTTGAGTCATGCCTTTGTTGGGCACTAGATTCACAGTCTGTGAGGGCAGTGACCGTGTCTTCTCAGCCTTTGCTCCCAGCTCCTTACAAAAGTGCTGGCAAATTCAAGCACTCCAGTACCATTCGTGGGAGAGGACTGAGTCGCCAGTGAGTCATCATCCCGTCCTCAGCTGAATTGTGTAATCCCCATGGTGCTGGCAGGAGGAGGAATAACAGTACTTGTTGCAGTAGTAAgagtagtaatagtaatagtagcaCCAATAGTAATATGAGTAGTTGTTATAGTAATAGTAGCAACCATTTATTGAGTTCATTATATGAGCCAAGTATTAGGCTTAACACTATATGCATCCATTCATTTTGTTCTCCTTATGACCCTATGaggcagctcttttttttttttttttttttttttttttttttttttttttttttttttttttttttgagacagagtctcactctgtcacccaggctgcagtgcaatggcatgatcttggctcactgcacctctgcttctcaggctcaagcaattcccatgcctcagcctccctagtagcggagactacaggtgcatgccaccatgcccagctaatttttgtattttaagaagggacggggtttcaccgggttgcccaggctggtctcgaactcctgagctcaagcgatccacccacttcggcctcccaaagtgctgggattacagatgtgagccaccacacccagccagctattcttattatctccattttacagatgaggacattgaggctTAATGCGGgaaaataatttgcccaaagccACCTTgctgggaagtggcagagctgggagtcTAAGGTCAGTCTTACTCCCAGGTTGGTGCCCTTCAGAACCGCAGGGACAACCCTTCCCGCAAGGGTCTCCGAGATGCAATGCGTTGCACCTTTCTGGAGGCTACGGGGCTGCCGCTTCAGCAATTCATGTATAATTTAAGGGAATTCTGAAGCAGTCTGGATGTTTAAATGATGTCTTAGTAATGTAAAAATCTGCTTCTCTTCAATCTGTATTCTCTCCAAATTCAGTAGACTATCTGAGAACTCTCCTATCTGTACTCCCTCTCCAAATACCCGCTTGGCCCCACCTgtgccctgcccagcctcccatcTCTCATTTCACTGAAGAAATGAGATTCGGATGGAAAAATACTGGTACAAGCTTGACCGAGCTTCTCTAACAGACACTGTGCATCACGCATCAGCTGCTGCTGTTGCTATGGTGACAGCCACAATTTCTCCCAGACAGCTTGGGTCTGAAGGGAGGGTGGACCCTTGGGGAACAAGTGGATCTCTCCAACCTGTCAGTCCCTCTCACCTTGCCCGTTTCTCTCGCCTCCCCCACTCCCGCCAGCCCCCACACTTCCTTAGATGATGCTGACAGGGGGTACCAGCACCCCCAGGCCATCATAATTAGCATCTGGCCGTGATCCCAGTCTGCTGGCAGCACATTCCTCATCTTCCTCGCCAGCCAATCTCCTTTCCCCGGCAACCCTCCGACAGCACTGCAGCAGCTGCCGCACCGACAGCCTCCGCGCCAAGGTCACCCACCACCAGCACCAGCAATGACGAAGCACCCGCCTGCTCCCTGGGTGGACATGACACCGTTAATGCCTCACTGTGTCTAAACCATTTGGGGTCAGAAAATTGTGATTCTAAAAAAAAGAGAGGTTGTCCTTAGGAAGATGGGTGAGGCTAAACTCCAGTTGCTAGAGGGGCTAAGAGATTCATACGGCTTAAGTTTCATCACTTCAGTTCTCCAGTAGAGAGGGAACTGAGCAAGAGGGATATAAGACATTCCAGAAGAGTGAggaaagaatgaggaaagaatgagaaaagtttGCGCATCGATGCGGCTTGGACTCTGGGGTGCTGAAGATGCTGGTGGTAATGAGGCGGAGGATGCTGGTTGGAATGATGGTGATGGCAACATCTCATTTATTCAGCATCCGtgatgtgccagacactgctgtAGGCACTGTGCAGGCACTATGCCCTGTAGTTCTCGTACTGCCTGGGGAGTAGAATGTGGTACCCATGTGATGGCTACTGTCACtgcacccatttcacagatggggaaatcGAGGAAACAATCACCCCGAGGAAACAATCACACGAATCCAAAATGTGAGACGTTTCCATGACAACTAGCCTGGATGAACTCTTTAAAATATCAatgtcaggccaggcacggtggctcatgcctgtaatcccagtgctttgggaggccaaggcaggaggatcgcttgagccaaggagttcaagaccagcctgggcaacatagtgagaccctgtcttaataaaattaaaaaataaaaatcagtgtcATTTACAAAAGGGTAGAaatcttttctagaaaaaaagagtaaagaggcAAAAACCAAATGCAATTTCTGATCCTACATTGGATCATgaccagaaaaattaaaatagtcaTAAAAGACATTTGAGGGACATTTGGTGAAATTTTAATATGGACAGCATGTGAGATTGTGTTAGGAAATCATTGCTAATTTTCTTTAAGAGTGATTCGGGAGTTGTGTTTGTGTAGGaaaatgttctttgttttttttttatttgtttgtttgttttgagacagggtctcactaagtcacccaggctggagtgcagtggcatgatcacggcttacagcaacctcagcctcctgggctcaggtgattctcccatctcagcctccagagcagctgggactacaggcgtgcgccaccacgcctcgctaatttttgttattttttgtagagacaggagacTTGCCATATAGCcgaagctggtctccaactcctgggctcaagtcatccttccacctcagcctcccaaagtgctgggattacaggcgtgagccactgtacctgacctgTTCTTCTTAGATGATACAGGCTGAAGTATTCAGAGAAGAAGTGTCATGACTCCTGTAACTTACTTGTAGATAtacttacatacatatacatgtatttacatataaatacagcaaaatattaacaatttttgaACCTAGATAGCTCATCATTGGGTCATCAATAGTAccattctggctgggcacggtggcgcatacctgtaatcccagcactttgggaggccaaggcaggaggattgcttgagcccaggagttcaagatcagcctggacaacatagtgagaccccatctctacaaaaacatagtgagaccccatctctacatcaacatagacaacatagtgagaccccatctctacaaaaaattttgaaaaacttagccaggcgtgatggctcacacctgtagtcccaactgctcaggaggcagatgtggaagtattgcttgaggccaggagtttgagacca is from Macaca fascicularis isolate 582-1 chromosome 20, T2T-MFA8v1.1 and encodes:
- the LOC135968955 gene encoding LOW QUALITY PROTEIN: putative uncharacterized protein FLJ45256 (The sequence of the model RefSeq protein was modified relative to this genomic sequence to represent the inferred CDS: deleted 2 bases in 1 codon), which produces CFSLPRSWDYRRQPPRLANFCILVEMGFCHVGQAGLELLSSSDKAAGLDLPKCWDSRHEPPCSAPLLIFNPYPSTVLSCNCEYNGFFEFRESLQQIVKPERVLGTPRHIFPLPLLSSCFLWSKLKEAPACLLQGSSEHTEIICDLISSSKQFIKKFLSNKPSALHGGDTGENDFLQLITRLQKLLFKSLSTYMCVPIYQHMHACSQLSCLHQNQDEELLYCQN